The following proteins come from a genomic window of Thermoleophilia bacterium:
- a CDS encoding lectin like domain-containing protein: MAKDMGAGRGSRGAWAVAVAAALALFFALATPVCAAPWDGRTYPSSYDLRDEGRVSPVRSQDGFSTCWVMAAISSLESNLLPSVRLDFSENHMANFQSSTLDYEGRASNLISAAYFARWEGPVLERDDPYPRPDDSPEGLSAVRHVQEILTLPPRAGFSDNAAIKWAVMEEGAVAASLYWDREWMDYDTFGYFYSDGGMVEPTHWVSIVGWDDDYPAENFVYPARGNGAFLIKNSWGTDWGDLAGYFWVSYYDTSLGSELMVVSGVEGAGNYDAIYQYDPLAWSKNIGFGSETAWFANRFRAAGKGTLAAVSFYTPSPGATYEVRVAATVAGIATTSSRARGSLAVAGYHTVKLTRPAALKTGKRFVVAVRLTTPGSDEPIPLEHPWQLSSPSAARGQSYVSADGTKWTDLVTVKGFERSNVCLKALVDGNGRVDDEPPRVDVAGFTVKAGKAASIAFRVTDPAFSSASVNVRLVVKTAKGRTIKTRRVAGVCVGESRTWRFTAKMVPGKYRVEARGYDVAGNSQATPRRAILIVR, encoded by the coding sequence GTGGCGAAGGACATGGGTGCGGGGAGGGGTAGTCGCGGTGCATGGGCGGTGGCGGTGGCTGCGGCTCTGGCGCTCTTCTTCGCACTGGCGACGCCCGTGTGCGCGGCTCCCTGGGACGGTCGCACATATCCGTCGTCGTACGATCTGCGCGACGAGGGTCGTGTGAGTCCAGTTCGCAGTCAAGACGGCTTCTCCACGTGCTGGGTCATGGCGGCGATCAGTTCGCTCGAGTCCAATCTCCTCCCGAGCGTACGGCTGGACTTCTCGGAGAACCACATGGCGAACTTCCAAAGCTCCACCCTGGACTATGAGGGGCGGGCCTCGAATCTCATCTCCGCGGCCTACTTCGCGCGCTGGGAGGGGCCGGTGCTCGAGCGTGACGATCCATACCCGCGCCCGGACGATTCCCCGGAGGGGTTGTCGGCCGTGCGGCACGTCCAGGAGATCCTCACGCTGCCGCCGCGTGCGGGGTTCTCCGACAATGCCGCCATCAAGTGGGCGGTCATGGAAGAAGGGGCCGTTGCCGCCAGTCTCTACTGGGATCGGGAGTGGATGGACTACGACACGTTCGGCTACTTCTACTCAGATGGGGGGATGGTCGAGCCGACGCACTGGGTGTCCATCGTCGGCTGGGATGACGATTATCCGGCTGAGAACTTCGTCTATCCCGCGCGCGGTAACGGCGCTTTTCTCATCAAGAACAGCTGGGGCACGGACTGGGGCGACCTTGCCGGCTACTTCTGGGTGTCGTACTACGACACTAGTCTCGGCAGCGAATTGATGGTGGTCAGCGGGGTGGAGGGAGCCGGCAACTACGACGCGATCTACCAGTACGACCCGCTGGCGTGGTCGAAGAACATCGGGTTCGGCAGCGAGACGGCGTGGTTCGCAAATCGCTTCCGCGCTGCCGGCAAGGGTACGCTTGCTGCTGTGAGCTTCTACACGCCGTCGCCGGGGGCAACGTACGAGGTGCGCGTTGCCGCCACGGTGGCCGGCATCGCGACGACGAGTAGCCGTGCCCGGGGGAGTCTTGCGGTTGCGGGCTATCACACCGTCAAGTTGACTCGGCCGGCCGCGCTCAAGACCGGCAAGCGTTTCGTTGTGGCCGTGCGGCTCACGACCCCCGGCAGCGATGAGCCGATACCTCTGGAACATCCGTGGCAGCTGTCGTCGCCGTCGGCGGCTCGCGGACAGTCCTACGTTAGCGCCGACGGAACGAAGTGGACGGATCTTGTTACTGTGAAGGGGTTCGAACGCTCCAATGTCTGTCTGAAGGCGCTGGTCGACGGGAACGGTCGTGTCGACGATGAGCCGCCGCGGGTGGACGTGGCCGGCTTCACCGTCAAGGCCGGCAAGGCGGCGTCAATCGCCTTCAGGGTAACCGACCCCGCTTTCTCAAGTGCGAGCGTGAACGTGCGGCTGGTCGTCAAGACAGCCAAGGGGCGCACGATCAAGACCCGCCGCGTCGCCGGTGTCTGCGTCGGCGAATCGCGCACGTGGCGATTCACCGCCAAGATGGTGCCCGGCAAGTATCGCGTCGAAGCACGTGGCTACGATGTGGCCGGCAACAGTCAGGCAACGCCGCGGCGGGCAATCCTGATAGTTCGGTGA
- the dacB gene encoding D-alanyl-D-alanine carboxypeptidase/D-alanyl-D-alanine-endopeptidase, with translation MAVAFGVGGNERAAAAVADDIPAILAQQGIAAQNAGIYIWDLESARPVYTWNADQLFTPASNQKLVTSATALINWGANHRFVTGLSMSDVPIENGVLDGDLFLCGYGDPSLSTRAYQRRELGFTTASLERFARALSALGVRTVTGSVIADAHWFDAKRTVASWKPGIEATACGPISALSVNQGFQDEERVSDPVLFAATKFTEVLRKAGIKVTGAPREGRLAADAVLVKQQSSAPLKQLLKRLNKMSDNHFAETFTKGLGKDFGEAGTTAAGVRLSRATLASMDIPASSFVIDDGSGLSYLDRLTPHGIVRLLGCMYQRPDFAAYYDSLAIAGKDGTLAERMRNTPAAGNAHAKTGYLNVATSLSGYVRSANGHLLAFSLLMAIDPTQWQQAHDAQDAIVATLADATVPGACVLRVTPTRRQQIMSSIAAVHTVGSALQPCVEP, from the coding sequence GTGGCTGTCGCATTCGGTGTTGGTGGCAACGAGCGCGCCGCCGCAGCCGTCGCCGACGACATCCCCGCCATCCTGGCGCAGCAGGGCATCGCCGCACAGAACGCTGGCATCTACATCTGGGACCTTGAGTCGGCGCGCCCGGTCTACACATGGAACGCCGATCAGCTCTTCACACCAGCCTCCAATCAGAAGCTCGTCACCTCGGCCACCGCGCTCATCAACTGGGGCGCCAACCACCGCTTCGTCACGGGGCTCTCCATGTCGGACGTCCCCATCGAGAACGGCGTGCTCGACGGCGACCTCTTTCTCTGCGGCTACGGCGACCCCAGCCTCTCCACCCGCGCGTACCAGCGCCGAGAACTCGGCTTCACAACGGCCTCGCTCGAACGCTTTGCGCGCGCTCTCTCGGCCCTCGGCGTCCGCACGGTGACCGGAAGTGTCATCGCGGACGCGCATTGGTTCGACGCCAAACGCACCGTGGCAAGCTGGAAGCCGGGTATCGAAGCGACCGCCTGCGGCCCCATCTCCGCGCTCTCCGTCAATCAGGGATTCCAGGACGAAGAGCGCGTCTCCGACCCGGTGTTGTTCGCCGCCACGAAGTTCACCGAGGTACTGCGCAAGGCGGGCATCAAGGTCACCGGAGCGCCTCGCGAGGGGCGACTTGCCGCAGACGCCGTCCTCGTGAAGCAACAGTCGTCGGCACCACTCAAGCAACTGCTGAAGCGACTCAACAAGATGAGCGACAATCACTTCGCCGAAACCTTCACGAAGGGTCTCGGCAAGGACTTCGGCGAGGCCGGTACCACCGCAGCAGGCGTGCGCCTCTCGCGGGCGACGCTCGCCTCGATGGACATCCCTGCCAGCAGCTTCGTGATCGACGATGGTTCGGGCCTGAGCTACCTCGATCGGCTCACGCCGCACGGCATCGTGCGCCTACTCGGCTGCATGTACCAGCGCCCAGACTTCGCCGCCTACTACGACTCACTGGCCATCGCCGGCAAGGATGGCACCCTGGCCGAACGAATGCGCAATACCCCGGCGGCAGGCAACGCCCACGCGAAGACCGGTTACCTCAATGTGGCCACAAGCCTTTCGGGCTACGTGCGCAGCGCCAACGGCCACCTGCTCGCCTTCTCGTTGCTCATGGCGATCGACCCAACGCAGTGGCAACAGGCGCACGATGCGCAAGACGCCATCGTCGCCACCCTTGCCGACGCGACCGTCCCGGGAGCGTGCGTCCTCCGCGTGACGCCGACCCGGCGGCAGCAGATCATGTCAAGCATTGCCGCTGTTCACACTGTTGGCAGCGCTCTCCAGCCCTGCGTCGAGCCATAG